From a single Nostoc sp. MS1 genomic region:
- a CDS encoding diguanylate cyclase domain-containing protein — protein MLLAVQIHQSSQLNEILKIIVSESRKILESDRVVIYRFLPDGDRLVQQESVSCQCISIQGQLIYEPCFQSKCVDQYRAGRVCVIEDVDAKLLDLCYEDLLTKLQIRANLLTPILINCQVIDGQTSSSSHLWGLLIAQQCRSPREWTALEIEFLKLVATEIGIAIRNLASSPQEQTTQQFNFSKKSRQQNCQKILTEENTFTQIISVADLKAFERLQTPIWIYDIQNLQMWWANKASLHIWNAQSREDLLQRDFSNISEPTRIRLQNYLHQFEQGKTIAENWTFYLEGKPVSVRCMCSGVQIEDGRLAMLVEGTTQLTDDINQETKQQLVQEELRWQEALLRSMTDTSLLAFFVVDNRTDEILYFNHRFCEIWGIEHLEARMSSGELKNHDIIPDCAALIVDVPKFAESCKPLQSEDNRCTIEDEILFVDGRTIRRFSSQIRDERDKYFGRLYIFEDISDRKQLEKTLLLTDYSFECIGISGTWIDRNAKILRVNEAACRLLGYSRAELESMYVYELDPDFPQQAWASHWQELKEQKYMTFISQHRTKDGRLIPVEITLNYVEFNGEEYNFAFARDISEQQAAMVKRIEAETALRESEQRYRSVITTMAEGIVLQQADGRITACNQSAERILGLTTDQIMGLCSIDPQWQAIHEDGSPFPGDTHPAIVTLQTGQPQYNIIMGVEKPDGSLTWISINSQPLFQPDELTPYAVVASFTDITAQKQAGQALQQQAQRERMIYAIAQHIRQSLNLDEILNTTVAEVREFLQSDRVIIYRFNPDWSGVVVTESVAPGWQSLLNQEITDKYFVKSKGQFYQQGTIKVTPNIYTAGLVPYQIELLEQMQVKAKLVVPILQGDNLWGLLVAHHCSAPREWQPWESELLQQLATQVAIAIQQSELYHQLQTANQELQNLAMVDQLTGIANRRCFDNKLICLWQQLLREENYVSLLLCDIDYFKQYNDTYGHAAGDNCLRLVAQALQQTVKHATDIAARYGGEEFVVILPNTDIERAALVAQEIHQAVQKLNIPHTASPIEYRITLSIGIATVIPTSKLVPLDLLEAADQALYQAKAQGRNRSFIREC, from the coding sequence ATGCTACTAGCTGTACAAATTCATCAGTCATCCCAATTGAATGAGATTTTGAAGATAATTGTCAGCGAATCCAGAAAAATTTTAGAAAGCGATCGCGTAGTGATTTATCGTTTTCTACCCGATGGCGATCGCTTAGTTCAGCAAGAATCTGTTAGCTGTCAATGTATATCAATTCAAGGGCAATTAATTTATGAGCCTTGTTTTCAGTCTAAATGTGTAGACCAATATCGAGCCGGACGAGTTTGTGTAATTGAAGATGTTGATGCTAAACTACTCGATCTCTGTTATGAGGATTTACTGACCAAATTGCAAATTCGAGCTAATTTATTAACACCAATTTTGATTAATTGTCAAGTAATTGATGGACAAACCTCATCATCTTCTCATCTATGGGGTTTGTTGATTGCTCAACAGTGCCGTAGTCCGCGTGAATGGACTGCTTTAGAAATTGAGTTTTTAAAATTAGTAGCGACAGAAATTGGTATTGCTATTCGTAATTTAGCATCGTCGCCACAAGAGCAAACTACACAACAATTTAACTTTTCAAAAAAAAGTAGACAGCAAAACTGTCAGAAAATCTTGACTGAAGAAAATACATTTACCCAAATTATTTCAGTTGCAGACCTAAAGGCATTTGAACGATTACAAACACCAATTTGGATTTATGACATTCAAAACTTGCAAATGTGGTGGGCAAACAAAGCATCACTACATATTTGGAATGCCCAAAGCCGAGAAGATTTACTTCAGCGCGACTTTAGCAATATTTCCGAACCTACCCGCATTCGATTGCAAAATTATCTACATCAATTTGAGCAAGGCAAAACCATCGCTGAAAATTGGACATTTTATCTAGAAGGGAAACCTGTATCTGTTCGCTGTATGTGTTCGGGAGTGCAAATAGAAGATGGACGGCTGGCGATGTTGGTGGAGGGAACAACCCAACTCACAGATGATATCAATCAAGAAACCAAACAACAGCTTGTCCAGGAGGAGTTGCGCTGGCAGGAAGCTTTATTACGTTCCATGACAGATACTTCTTTGCTGGCATTTTTTGTAGTAGATAATCGCACCGATGAAATTCTCTACTTCAATCACCGCTTTTGTGAGATTTGGGGAATTGAACATCTAGAAGCCAGGATGAGTTCAGGAGAATTGAAAAATCATGACATCATTCCTGATTGTGCAGCCTTAATTGTTGATGTGCCGAAATTTGCTGAATCTTGTAAACCGTTGCAATCGGAAGACAACCGTTGCACGATTGAGGATGAAATTTTATTTGTCGATGGACGTACAATTCGCCGCTTTTCTAGCCAAATTCGGGATGAGAGGGATAAGTATTTTGGCAGACTATACATTTTTGAAGACATCAGCGATCGCAAGCAGTTAGAAAAAACCCTCCTGCTAACAGATTATTCCTTTGAGTGTATTGGCATTTCTGGAACTTGGATTGACCGAAATGCCAAGATTTTGCGCGTCAATGAAGCAGCCTGTAGATTGCTGGGCTACTCTCGTGCTGAGTTGGAGTCAATGTATGTTTATGAGTTAGATCCTGATTTTCCTCAACAGGCATGGGCTTCTCACTGGCAAGAACTAAAAGAGCAAAAGTACATGACCTTTATTTCCCAACATCGCACTAAAGATGGTCGGCTTATTCCCGTGGAGATAACTCTTAACTATGTAGAATTTAATGGAGAAGAATATAATTTCGCCTTTGCACGGGATATCAGCGAACAACAAGCAGCAATGGTGAAACGCATCGAGGCAGAAACAGCATTGAGGGAAAGTGAACAACGCTATCGTTCTGTGATTACAACAATGGCGGAAGGGATTGTGTTACAGCAAGCCGATGGACGCATTACTGCTTGTAACCAGAGTGCAGAAAGAATATTAGGATTAACAACTGATCAAATAATGGGGCTATGTTCCATCGATCCGCAATGGCAGGCTATTCATGAGGATGGTTCACCCTTCCCAGGCGATACTCATCCAGCTATTGTTACCCTCCAAACTGGGCAACCCCAATACAACATCATCATGGGAGTAGAAAAACCTGATGGCAGCCTTACCTGGATTTCAATTAACTCCCAACCATTATTTCAGCCAGATGAACTAACACCCTATGCAGTAGTTGCATCATTTACAGATATTACTGCCCAAAAACAGGCAGGGCAAGCACTCCAACAGCAAGCACAAAGGGAACGGATGATTTATGCGATCGCTCAACATATCCGTCAATCCCTAAATTTAGATGAAATATTGAATACAACAGTTGCCGAAGTCAGAGAATTTTTGCAAAGCGATCGTGTTATTATCTACCGTTTTAACCCAGATTGGAGTGGTGTAGTTGTTACCGAGTCTGTAGCCCCAGGTTGGCAATCACTGCTAAATCAAGAAATTACAGATAAATACTTTGTGAAATCCAAAGGGCAATTTTATCAACAGGGTACGATTAAAGTCACTCCCAACATTTATACCGCAGGCCTTGTGCCTTACCAGATCGAATTACTAGAACAAATGCAAGTCAAAGCCAAGTTAGTTGTACCTATTTTACAAGGTGATAACCTCTGGGGTCTGTTAGTTGCTCATCATTGTAGCGCCCCTCGTGAATGGCAACCTTGGGAAAGCGAACTATTACAACAACTGGCAACACAAGTAGCGATCGCTATCCAACAATCAGAACTTTATCATCAATTGCAAACCGCCAACCAAGAATTGCAAAATCTGGCAATGGTTGATCAACTTACAGGTATTGCCAATCGTCGCTGTTTTGATAACAAGCTGATCTGTTTATGGCAACAACTCCTGCGAGAAGAAAATTATGTCTCACTACTTTTGTGTGACATTGATTATTTCAAACAATACAATGATACCTACGGTCATGCAGCCGGAGATAATTGTTTACGCCTAGTCGCCCAAGCATTGCAACAAACTGTCAAACATGCCACGGATATAGCAGCTCGTTATGGTGGAGAAGAATTTGTAGTCATTTTACCTAATACTGATATTGAGAGGGCGGCTTTGGTTGCTCAAGAAATCCATCAAGCCGTCCAAAAATTGAATATTCCTCACACCGCCTCGCCTATAGAATACCGCATCACCCTAAGTATAGGCATTGCCACGGTAATTCCTACATCTAAGCTAGTTCCCTTAGACTTGTTGGAAGCTGCCGATCAAGCCCTTTATCAAGCCAAAGCCCAAGGGCGTAATCGTTCTTTTATTAGAGAGTGCTGA
- a CDS encoding saccharopine dehydrogenase family protein produces MTDRVLILGGRGRIGSSVAEDIATHTQAQITITGRSPATQKDITLPSGGQVEFLVLDLAEVDRLTDAIANSDLVIHCAGPFHYRDANVLKTCIEQGVNYLDVSDHRSFTSKALKYHEEAHAAGVTAIVNSGIFPGISNSMVRHDVEQLDQAEKIHLSYLVAGSGGAGITVMRTTFLGLQHPFEAWLDGRWQIVKPYSEREVVNFPAPYNKCGVYWFDMPETFTLPEAFPGVKTVITKFGSVPDFYNHLTWIAAHIFPKWLMQRRGMIEFLSHVSHLMTDVTNNFSGIGVAVRSEVTGIKNSEQAVYCSTLVHENTAVASGCGTGSLAQFLLEGKLKKPGVWPVEEALSTDLFMEAIASRGMQINHHWL; encoded by the coding sequence ATGACAGACCGCGTATTAATCCTTGGAGGAAGGGGGCGGATTGGTAGCAGTGTTGCCGAAGATATAGCCACCCATACCCAAGCCCAAATTACAATTACAGGACGCTCCCCAGCGACACAGAAGGATATTACCTTACCTTCGGGGGGGCAAGTAGAGTTTCTGGTGCTGGACTTGGCAGAAGTGGACAGGTTGACAGATGCGATCGCCAACTCTGATTTAGTCATCCACTGTGCAGGCCCTTTTCACTACCGGGATGCTAATGTTCTGAAGACTTGTATTGAACAAGGGGTTAACTATTTAGATGTTAGTGATCACCGTTCTTTTACAAGTAAGGCTCTAAAATACCATGAGGAAGCCCATGCTGCTGGTGTAACAGCAATTGTAAATTCTGGCATTTTTCCAGGTATTTCTAATAGCATGGTACGCCATGATGTGGAGCAACTCGACCAAGCAGAAAAAATACATTTAAGTTATTTAGTAGCTGGTTCTGGTGGTGCTGGCATTACAGTTATGCGCACTACCTTTTTAGGATTACAACATCCTTTTGAAGCTTGGTTAGATGGCAGGTGGCAGATAGTTAAACCCTATAGTGAAAGAGAAGTAGTTAACTTTCCTGCTCCCTACAACAAGTGTGGGGTTTATTGGTTTGATATGCCAGAAACCTTTACACTACCTGAAGCTTTCCCTGGTGTAAAAACAGTTATTACAAAGTTTGGTTCAGTTCCCGATTTTTATAATCATCTCACTTGGATTGCTGCTCACATTTTTCCTAAATGGTTAATGCAGCGTCGAGGGATGATTGAATTTTTATCTCATGTCAGCCATTTGATGACAGATGTGACGAATAATTTTAGTGGTATTGGTGTGGCAGTGCGCTCAGAAGTTACGGGAATAAAAAATAGTGAGCAAGCTGTTTACTGCTCGACTTTAGTACATGAAAATACTGCTGTAGCTTCTGGCTGTGGCACTGGTAGTCTGGCTCAATTTCTCCTAGAAGGAAAGTTAAAAAAACCAGGGGTCTGGCCTGTAGAAGAAGCACTATCAACCGATTTGTTTATGGAAGCAATAGCAAGTCGAGGTATGCAGATTAATCATCATTGGTTGTAA
- a CDS encoding PAS domain-containing protein — MKRDTTGKFVSNWDSEKKQRFSVSLTDTAWRSLDEEAHRRGISRSELIEQFARSLENQEDTAQVIASLERQKQELEAIVENAPDAIARFDQQIRYLYVNRMGEQILGCSRDQVLGKSMSEFMSDPIYLFWEENLRLVFTTAQEQEIEFEFATPYGVRFYQARLVPELDDAGTPISVIVISRDTTEKQQHTQLVTEQETERRVTKILESITDAFVAFDHHWRYTYVNHAAAKILNKTPAELIGKQVWEEVFPELVGGLAYEELHRAVAEQVPVSWQEFGEPIQCWIEVNAYPFAGGIAVYFRDVTERKQAEIEKERLLQALEIERTQFEAVLRQLPTGVMIADAASGKLVLTNEQAKQILGYNFEQSMELAEYEPIVPFHAFHRDGTIYAPYEYPLPRSLSHGEVVANEEMRLCWPDQKCIFINVNSAPILNHQGQIVAAVVVLEDVTERKRLESELQQREQDFKMVVEIAPDIISRIDREFRHLYVSPAVGLITGIPPEEFIGKTNTDLGMPEELCNFWHEILQRVFDTGKEQTIEFSFPTDTGIRWYQSHLAPEFASDGTVATVVGIARDVTDYKQVEQALRKSEERLQQALAAAQAAQRQLTTIVETSPIGIALFDNQQRYVTINEALAQINGLSREQHFGRTIADIFGQSDPQIVQIFHDIYTTGNRFISPKLPINLPQRSDRQPGYYNVYYLPTKNAHNQVEEVLAYVLDVTEEVRLEQGQRFLSEASKVLASSLDYQITLERVAQLAVPELADWCTVHIVADDSSIDQIAVAHTNPDKLIWADQIRHKYPLNPKDARGAAFTLRTGLPDLLSDIPDELLVQAARDPEHLEILRQVGFKSAMTVPLRTQTRILGVISFIFAESGQRYDRSYLQLAQELAYRASLAIDNAQLYRQAQRDRTKAEAANRIKDEFLAVLSHELRSPLNPILGWSRMLRTKRLDAAKVEIALETIERNAKLQAQLIEDLLDVSRILQGKMTLNTAPVNLTTTIEAALETVQLAAEAKNISIKTILNPIVGAVVGDQNRLQQVFWNLLANSVKFTPSGGKIEVELEQVDNYAQIQVKDNGKGIVPEFLPYVFEYFRQEDGATTRKFGGLGLGLAIVRHFTELHGGTVQASSPGQDLGATFTVRLPLNFVKQELSGNNPQVSSTTDLTGVKILVVDDDADMRELAEFILTQVGAQVTTTSSAKQALTILNQSVPDLLLSDIGMPEMDGYSLMRQIRQWLPQQGGKIPAIALTAYAGEINQQQALAVGFQKHISKPVEPEELVQTIFQLVFTTNDD, encoded by the coding sequence ATGAAGCGTGACACCACTGGTAAGTTTGTTAGTAATTGGGACTCGGAGAAAAAGCAACGATTTAGTGTCTCTCTGACCGATACAGCGTGGCGATCGCTTGATGAGGAGGCGCACAGGCGAGGGATTTCGCGCTCAGAGTTGATTGAACAATTCGCCCGGAGCTTGGAAAATCAAGAAGACACAGCACAGGTAATTGCCTCCTTGGAACGGCAAAAGCAGGAGTTAGAAGCCATAGTCGAAAATGCTCCAGATGCGATCGCTCGTTTCGATCAGCAAATCCGTTACCTATATGTTAACCGTATGGGTGAGCAAATCCTGGGGTGTTCACGGGATCAGGTTTTGGGCAAATCCATGTCTGAATTTATGTCAGACCCCATTTACCTATTTTGGGAAGAAAACTTACGCCTAGTATTTACAACCGCTCAAGAACAGGAAATCGAATTTGAATTTGCTACTCCCTATGGTGTCCGGTTCTATCAAGCTCGGTTAGTGCCAGAATTGGATGATGCGGGAACGCCGATCTCAGTTATCGTCATTAGTCGAGATACAACTGAAAAACAACAGCATACCCAACTCGTCACCGAGCAAGAAACTGAGCGCCGAGTCACAAAAATTCTTGAGAGTATTACAGATGCTTTTGTTGCCTTTGATCATCATTGGCGCTACACCTACGTAAACCATGCCGCAGCCAAAATCCTCAACAAAACCCCAGCAGAACTGATTGGTAAACAGGTTTGGGAGGAAGTTTTTCCTGAACTAGTTGGTGGTTTGGCTTATGAGGAATTACACCGAGCTGTAGCCGAACAAGTTCCAGTTTCTTGGCAAGAGTTTGGAGAACCGATTCAGTGTTGGATAGAAGTCAATGCTTACCCGTTTGCGGGGGGTATAGCAGTTTATTTCCGTGATGTGACAGAGCGTAAACAGGCGGAAATTGAGAAGGAAAGGTTATTACAAGCACTGGAAATAGAACGCACTCAGTTTGAAGCGGTATTACGACAACTGCCTACGGGTGTGATGATTGCTGATGCTGCTTCGGGTAAATTGGTTCTGACTAACGAACAAGCTAAACAAATTCTGGGGTATAACTTTGAACAGTCAATGGAATTGGCAGAATATGAACCAATTGTACCGTTTCATGCTTTTCACCGTGATGGGACAATATATGCTCCTTACGAGTATCCACTACCGCGATCGCTCTCACATGGTGAAGTCGTTGCTAACGAAGAAATGCGGCTATGTTGGCCAGACCAGAAGTGTATTTTTATTAATGTCAATTCAGCACCCATCTTAAATCATCAGGGACAGATTGTGGCAGCTGTTGTCGTGCTTGAAGATGTTACAGAACGTAAACGACTAGAATCTGAACTACAACAGCGAGAGCAAGATTTTAAAATGGTGGTGGAAATTGCCCCAGATATTATTAGCCGTATTGACCGAGAGTTTCGTCATCTCTACGTCAGCCCGGCTGTAGGATTGATTACAGGTATCCCGCCAGAAGAATTTATTGGTAAGACCAATACTGATTTAGGTATGCCAGAAGAACTGTGTAACTTTTGGCATGAGATTTTACAACGGGTATTTGATACAGGTAAAGAACAAACTATCGAATTTAGTTTTCCTACAGATACAGGTATTCGCTGGTATCAGTCGCACCTTGCTCCAGAATTTGCCAGTGATGGAACTGTCGCCACAGTAGTAGGTATTGCCCGTGATGTTACTGATTACAAACAAGTTGAGCAGGCTTTGCGAAAAAGTGAAGAACGCTTGCAGCAAGCATTAGCAGCAGCACAAGCTGCACAACGCCAACTCACAACTATTGTAGAAACCTCTCCCATCGGAATTGCTCTATTTGATAATCAACAGCGATACGTTACCATTAATGAAGCCTTAGCACAAATCAACGGATTATCCAGAGAACAACACTTTGGACGTACAATTGCTGATATATTTGGTCAATCCGATCCTCAAATTGTGCAAATATTTCACGATATTTATACTACAGGCAATCGCTTCATCTCACCCAAATTGCCGATTAATTTACCTCAACGGAGCGATCGCCAACCTGGTTACTACAATGTCTATTACTTACCCACAAAGAACGCCCATAATCAAGTAGAAGAAGTTTTAGCTTACGTCTTAGATGTCACCGAAGAAGTCCGATTAGAACAAGGTCAACGTTTTCTCTCAGAAGCTAGTAAAGTGTTAGCTTCTTCCCTCGACTATCAAATCACCCTAGAACGAGTCGCCCAACTGGCAGTCCCGGAGTTAGCAGATTGGTGTACAGTTCATATAGTTGCAGACGATAGCTCTATCGATCAGATTGCCGTAGCTCACACTAACCCTGATAAATTGATATGGGCTGATCAAATTAGACATAAATATCCTCTCAATCCCAAGGATGCAAGAGGTGCAGCATTTACATTGCGGACTGGGTTGCCAGATTTATTATCTGATATTCCCGATGAGTTATTGGTGCAAGCAGCCCGTGACCCAGAACATTTAGAAATTTTACGTCAGGTAGGGTTTAAATCGGCAATGACTGTACCACTAAGAACCCAAACGCGGATTCTTGGTGTTATCTCCTTTATTTTTGCCGAGTCTGGACAACGCTATGACAGAAGCTACTTGCAACTAGCTCAGGAGTTGGCATATCGTGCTTCCTTAGCAATTGATAATGCTCAATTGTATCGGCAAGCGCAACGCGATCGCACCAAAGCCGAAGCCGCCAACCGCATCAAAGACGAATTTCTGGCTGTACTTTCCCATGAATTGCGATCGCCCCTCAATCCCATCCTTGGCTGGTCAAGAATGTTACGCACTAAGCGGCTAGATGCAGCAAAAGTCGAGATAGCCTTAGAAACTATCGAACGTAACGCCAAGCTGCAAGCCCAACTGATTGAAGATTTATTAGATGTGTCTCGCATCCTCCAGGGTAAAATGACGTTAAATACCGCCCCAGTTAATTTAACTACTACCATTGAGGCGGCATTAGAAACTGTACAACTGGCAGCAGAAGCTAAAAACATCAGTATCAAGACTATACTCAACCCCATTGTCGGCGCTGTTGTTGGCGATCAGAACCGTTTACAACAAGTTTTCTGGAACCTCCTTGCCAACTCCGTCAAGTTCACCCCCTCTGGTGGCAAAATTGAGGTGGAACTGGAACAGGTTGATAACTATGCCCAAATTCAAGTTAAAGATAATGGTAAGGGTATTGTTCCAGAGTTTTTACCTTATGTGTTTGAATATTTCCGCCAAGAAGATGGGGCGACGACAAGGAAGTTTGGTGGGCTGGGGTTAGGCTTGGCGATCGTTCGTCATTTCACTGAACTGCACGGGGGAACAGTCCAAGCCAGCAGTCCCGGACAGGATTTAGGCGCAACTTTTACTGTCCGCCTACCGTTAAACTTTGTCAAGCAAGAGTTATCTGGTAATAATCCACAAGTAAGTAGTACAACAGACCTCACAGGTGTAAAAATCTTGGTGGTAGATGATGATGCAGATATGCGAGAATTAGCCGAGTTTATCTTGACGCAAGTTGGCGCACAAGTCACCACGACTTCCTCAGCAAAGCAGGCTTTAACTATCTTAAATCAGTCAGTCCCAGATTTACTATTATCTGACATTGGGATGCCAGAAATGGACGGCTATTCCCTGATGCGACAAATTAGACAATGGTTGCCGCAACAAGGGGGAAAAATTCCTGCGATCGCACTCACGGCTTACGCTGGAGAAATCAATCAACAACAAGCCTTAGCAGTCGGCTTCCAAAAGCATATTTCTAAGCCTGTGGAACCAGAAGAGTTAGTGCAGACGATTTTTCAATTAGTTTTTACAACCAATGATGATTAA
- a CDS encoding DMT family transporter, translating to MSISLIYLLVAILFEVSGTTCMKLSDGFNKLMPSVLIFVFYGLCFTFQTLSLKNIDISIAYSVWSGLGTALIATIGLIWFGESMTLVKFMSLILIIVGVVGINSGK from the coding sequence ATGTCAATAAGTTTAATTTATTTACTTGTGGCTATCCTTTTTGAAGTATCTGGTACAACCTGTATGAAGTTGTCAGATGGCTTTAATAAATTGATGCCTTCGGTTTTGATATTTGTTTTTTATGGGCTTTGTTTTACTTTTCAGACATTATCACTGAAGAATATTGACATTAGTATTGCTTATTCAGTGTGGTCTGGTTTAGGTACTGCTTTAATTGCTACTATTGGTTTGATTTGGTTTGGTGAGTCTATGACTCTAGTTAAGTTTATGTCTCTGATTTTAATTATTGTTGGAGTCGTTGGGATAAATTCAGGCAAATAA
- a CDS encoding Hsp20/alpha crystallin family protein → MAVVRWNPWQDLNALQHQLNQLFEEDMLPATLLDRTLIRVPAAELHETAEAVHLKLEIPGIDAKDIDLQVTEKSVHISGERKSETKTEEKGVVRSEFQYGKFQRVIPLPARIQNTNVKAEYKDGILNLTLPKAETEKNKVVKINVESIG, encoded by the coding sequence ATGGCAGTTGTACGTTGGAACCCTTGGCAAGATTTAAACGCTTTACAACATCAATTGAATCAGTTATTTGAAGAAGATATGCTACCTGCTACACTCTTAGACAGAACCTTAATCAGAGTTCCGGCTGCTGAACTACACGAAACAGCAGAAGCAGTTCACCTGAAGCTAGAGATTCCTGGAATTGACGCTAAAGATATAGATTTACAAGTCACAGAAAAATCTGTTCATATTAGTGGCGAACGTAAGTCTGAAACCAAGACTGAAGAAAAGGGCGTGGTCAGAAGCGAATTTCAATATGGTAAATTCCAACGTGTAATTCCTTTGCCTGCACGTATTCAAAATACCAATGTCAAAGCAGAATATAAAGATGGTATTTTGAACTTGACACTACCTAAAGCCGAAACAGAAAAGAACAAGGTAGTGAAAATTAATGTAGAGTCTATCGGTTAA
- a CDS encoding ABC transporter permease subunit (The N-terminal region of this protein, as described by TIGR01726, is a three transmembrane segment that identifies a subfamily of ABC transporter permease subunits, which specificities that include histidine, arginine, glutamine, glutamate, L-cystine (sic), the opines (in Agrobacterium) octopine and nopaline, etc.), whose product MRKRKAWILTMLFTAMLVISIITGHSHSLQAASSVGKDSLTMITSPDYPPYEFYDTKGGNRQIVGFDVEIANTLAQRLGFKLQIMESDFNGLIPALQANRADFVMAGMTPTPERRKNVDFSIIYYEAKDTIVAPKTSNLRQPQDLVGKTVGVQLGTIQEQNAKKIAAKFPSIQLKQLNRVPEAIQEIKSGRIDAAIVEDTVARGFAQANPELEFNVIPSEEGSGSAIAFPKGSQLVAPFNQVLQQMRDNGELEKLATKWFSQTTATDAVSTPPAKSGLNLDFRRILPDIPFILKGIPLTLLFTLLSVFLGLIWGTVLSLCKITGIQPLIWVANAYTSVFRGTPLLLQLALVYYATPQLTGYDISALEAGVLTFTLNSGAYMSETIRGGIQAVDKGQAEAAMSMGVPYRLMMWDIILPQALKNILPALVNETIGLLKDSALVSTIGVVEILRSAQIVGANKYIYFEPLLFAGLIYYVLVMGLTYSASVLERRLRQSE is encoded by the coding sequence ATGAGAAAAAGAAAAGCCTGGATATTAACGATGCTGTTTACAGCAATGTTAGTCATCAGCATTATCACAGGTCATAGTCATTCACTACAAGCAGCATCATCTGTAGGTAAAGATTCGCTGACAATGATTACTTCGCCAGATTATCCCCCTTATGAGTTCTATGATACTAAAGGAGGAAATCGGCAAATCGTTGGCTTTGATGTCGAGATTGCTAATACCCTAGCTCAGAGATTAGGGTTTAAACTTCAGATTATGGAGTCTGATTTTAATGGTTTAATTCCTGCACTGCAAGCAAATCGGGCTGATTTTGTCATGGCTGGGATGACTCCCACACCAGAACGGCGGAAAAATGTCGATTTTTCGATTATTTATTACGAAGCCAAAGATACCATTGTTGCACCCAAAACTAGTAACCTCAGACAGCCGCAAGATTTGGTAGGTAAAACAGTCGGGGTACAGTTGGGAACTATTCAAGAACAAAATGCTAAAAAGATTGCAGCCAAGTTTCCAAGTATTCAACTCAAGCAACTTAATAGAGTTCCAGAGGCCATACAGGAAATCAAATCAGGGCGTATCGATGCGGCTATTGTTGAGGATACCGTTGCTAGGGGATTTGCTCAAGCCAACCCAGAGTTAGAGTTTAACGTGATTCCTTCAGAAGAGGGTAGTGGATCGGCGATCGCATTTCCTAAAGGTTCCCAATTAGTCGCACCATTTAACCAAGTCCTCCAACAAATGCGGGATAACGGCGAACTAGAAAAGTTAGCTACTAAATGGTTCTCCCAAACTACCGCCACCGATGCAGTATCTACACCACCAGCTAAAAGCGGGTTAAATCTCGACTTTAGGCGAATTTTGCCTGACATTCCCTTTATTCTTAAAGGTATCCCTCTCACATTATTGTTTACCCTGTTATCAGTATTTTTAGGGTTAATTTGGGGTACAGTCCTCTCTTTATGTAAAATTACTGGTATTCAGCCCCTCATCTGGGTTGCTAACGCTTATACCTCCGTATTTCGTGGTACACCTTTACTTTTACAGTTGGCGTTGGTTTACTACGCTACACCCCAACTTACAGGCTACGATATCTCAGCCTTAGAAGCAGGAGTATTAACTTTTACTCTCAACTCCGGCGCTTATATGTCCGAAACCATCCGGGGAGGAATACAGGCTGTAGACAAAGGACAAGCCGAGGCGGCGATGTCGATGGGTGTTCCCTACCGATTGATGATGTGGGATATAATTCTGCCTCAAGCCTTAAAAAATATTCTGCCTGCGTTGGTAAATGAGACTATCGGACTATTGAAAGACTCGGCTTTAGTTTCAACAATTGGTGTAGTAGAAATATTACGTAGCGCCCAAATTGTCGGGGCAAACAAGTATATTTACTTTGAACCTCTGCTGTTTGCTGGGTTAATCTACTATGTTTTAGTTATGGGTTTGACCTACAGTGCATCAGTTTTAGAAAGGAGATTGAGACAAAGTGAGTAA